In Plasmodium falciparum 3D7 genome assembly, chromosome: 13, the following are encoded in one genomic region:
- a CDS encoding 40S ribosomal protein S6: MKLNISNPLNNVQKSIEIDDEKKLLPFMEKRIGNAVPGDSIGEEFTGYVFRITGGNDKQGFPMIQGVLTNNRVRLLFKKGMKCYRPRKKGERKRKSVRGCIVGQDLSALNLTLVKKGVNEIPGLTDKAVGKKLGPKRASKIRKLFNLDKSDDVRKYVIGRAITKNGKTKFIKPKIQRLVTEKRLLRKRNLLQAKEKRRLEKKQQLKEYKQLLNKYRSELNQQHDVETTKKKKVKKSLSKTNKTASKSKLNTKQEQKDKTEKKQNKTNNIKNDKSEKKEQAKKKTKTNENTQQTKQNKPDKKNKAKK, translated from the coding sequence ATGAAGCTGAACATTTCTAACCCCCTTAACAATGTACAAAAAAGCATAGAGATCGACGATGAAAAGAAGTTATTACCTTTTATGGAAAAGAGGATAGGAAATGCTGTACCTGGAGATTCAATAGGCGAAGAATTTACGGGTTATGTATTTAGAATCACTGGAGGTAATGATAAACAAGGTTTTCCTATGATTCAGGGTGTGTTAACTAATAATCGTGTTCGtttattatttaagaaaGGTATGAAATGTTATAGACCCAGGAAAAAGGGTGAAAGGAAAAGAAAGTCCGTGAGAGGTTGTATTGTTGGTCAAGATTTATCAGCATTAAATTTAACATTAGTTAAAAAAGGTGTAAATGAAATACCAGGTTTAACGGATAAAGCCGTAGGTAAAAAACTAGGACCTAAAAGAGCTAGCAAAATAAGGAAATTATTCAATTTAGATAAATCCGATGATGTAAGAAAATATGTTATAGGTAGAGCTATTACTAAAAATGGTAAGACCAAATTTATTAAACCAAAAATCCAAAGACTTGTAACTGAAAAGAGAttattaagaaaaagaaatctCTTACAAGCTAAAGAAAAACGTAgattagaaaaaaaacaacaactcaaagaatataaacaacttcttaataaatatagatcAGAATTAAATCAACAACATGATGTAGAaactacaaaaaaaaaaaaagttaaaaaaagCTTATCAAAAACTAATAAAACTGCATCCAAATCGAAACTAAATACAAAACAAGAACAAAAAGataaaacagaaaaaaaacaaaacaaaacaaacaatattaaaaatgataaatcagagaaaaaagaacaagcaaaaaaaaaaacaaaaacaaacgAAAACACGCAACAAACAAAGCAAAACAAACcagacaaaaaaaataaggccaaaaaataa
- a CDS encoding aconitate hydratase: protein MHFRRCIRKYCINKKIVNPFEHVQRTLNEKNYYYYDINELHDSRIKSLPYSIRVLLESAVRNCDNLKVSEKNVETILGWKENCKKKKEVPFMPTRVLLQDLTGVPCIVDLATMRDTAEKLGCDAERINPLIPVDLVIDHSVQVDYSRREDALELNEKKEYERNLERFKFLKWGMNSFKNMLILPPGSGIVHQINLEYLAHCVFNKDNLLYPDSVVGTDSHTTMINGLGILGWGVGGIEAEATMLGLPISMTLPEVVGINVVGKLSDYLLSTDIVLYITSFLRKEVGVVNKYVEFFGTGLKDLKLADRATISNMAPEYGATVGFFPVDDITLEYLLQTGRDKEKVELIREYLMKNSMFNTYKDNVEYTDVYTLDLSKLNLSLSGPKRPHDNVLLSELHKDFTMCLESPIGFKGYNIAKEEREKKISFVCSKDGKEYVLSQGSVVLCAITSCTNTSNSSSMIAAGLLAKKAIEEFGLKSLPYIKSSLSPGSKTVQKYLEAGGLLKYLEQLGFYNVGYGCMTCIGNSGHLDEEVEEVINKNDLIVSSVLSGNRNFEGRVHPLIKANYLASPVLVVLFSIIGNVNVDLSNYTFNYKGKKINALDLIPRKEEIEEYESTYIKPEMYTEIYKNIKYVNKYWNDIQIKKNKLYEWDKNSTYIHKPPYFENMTLEIEKIQDIKDAHVLLFLGDSITTDHISPAGMIHKTSEAYKFLKTKNIKDQDLNTYGARRGNDEVMIRGTFANIRLINKLCPDKGPNTIHIPTNQLMSVYQAAMKYKQDNIDVIIIAGKEYGCGSSRDWAAKGPNLLGVKAVIAESYERIHRSNLIGMSVLPLQFINNQSPQYYNMDGTEKFTILLNDGNIKAQQTIKVQMNQKGKIIIFDVLCRIDTEIEERYFRNGGILKYVLRSLVNEANK from the coding sequence ATGCATTTTCGAAGGTGTATACGAaaatattgtataaataaaaaaattgttaaCCCCTTTGAACATGTACAGAGAACTTTAAATGAGAagaactattattattatgatattaaCGAACTGCATGATAGCAGAATTAAGAGTTTACCATATTCGATAAGGGTTTTACTAGAATCTGCTGTTCGAAATTGTGACAATTTAAAAGTCAGTGAAAAGAATGTAGAAACTATATTAGGATGGAAAGAAAATTGtaagaagaaaaaggaaGTTCCTTTTATGCCTACGAGAGTATTATTACAAGATTTAACGGGTGTCCCATGTATTGTTGATTTAGCTACCATGAGAGACACAGCCGAAAAATTAGGATGTGATGCAGAACGAATTAATCCTTTAATCCCTGTAGATTTAGTTATTGATCATTCTGTTCAGGTTGATTATAGTAGAAGAGAAGATGCTTtagaattaaatgaaaagaaagaatATGAAAGAAATTTAGAAAGATTTAAATTTCTTAAATGGGGTATGAATTCATTTAAAAACATGTTAATATTACCACCTGGTTCTGGTATAGTTCATCAAATTAATTTAGAATATTTAGCGCATTGTGTTTTTAATAAAGACAATTTACTCTATCCAGATAGTGTTGTGGGAACTGATTCACATACAACCATGATAAATGGATTAGGAATATTAGGATGGGGAGTAGGAGGTATAGAAGCTGAAGCAACCATGTTAGGTTTACCAATATCTATGACATTACCAGAAGTTGTAGGTATAAATGTGGTAGGGAAATTATCTGATTATTTATTAAGTACAgatattgttttatatatcacATCTTTCTTAAGAAAAGAAGTAGGAGttgttaataaatatgtgGAGTTTTTTGGAACAGGTTTAAAAGATTTAAAGTTAGCTGATCGTGCTACTATATCAAATATGGCGCCTGAGTATGGTGCAACTGTTGGCTTTTTTCCAGTCGATGATATTACCTtagaatatttattacaaaCTGGTagagataaagaaaaagttgAACTTATAAGAGaatatttaatgaaaaattcAATGTTTAATACTTATAAAGATAATGTTGAATATACCGATGTATACACATTAGATTTATCAAAACTAAATTTATCACTTTCTGGACCTAAAAGACCACATGATAATGTATTACTATCAGAATTACATAAAGATTTTACTATGTGTTTAGAATCTCCTATAGGATTCAAAGGATATAACATAGCAAAAGAAGAgcgtgaaaaaaaaatttccttTGTGTGTTCTAAAGATGGAAAAGAATATGTCTTATCTCAAGGTAGTGTTGTTCTTTGTGCTATTACGTCATGTACTAACACTAGTAATTCGTCATCTATGATAGCTGCTGGATTGTTGGCAAAAAAAGCTATTGAAGAATTCGGACTTAAAAGTTTACCATATATTAAGAGCTCGTTATCACCAGGTTCTAAGACGGTTCAGAAATATTTAGAAGCAGGTggattattaaaatatttagaaCAACTAGGTTTTTATAATGTCGGATATGGATGTATGACGTGTATTGGAAATAGTGGGCACCTAGATGAAGAAGTTGAAGAagttataaacaaaaatgatTTAATTGTATCCTCTGTATTATCAGGAAATCGAAATTTTGAAGGCAGAGTCCATCCTTTAATTAAAGCTAATTATTTAGCTTCTCCGGTATTAGTTGTTTTATTCAGTATTATTGGAAATGTGAATGTAGATTTGAGTAATTAtacttttaattataaaggAAAGAAAATTAATGCATTAGATTTAATTCCACGTAAAGAAGAAATTGAAGAATATGAgagtacatatataaaaccaGAAATGTAtacagaaatatataaaaatattaaatatgtaaataaatattggaatgatatacaaataaaaaaaaataagttatATGAATGGGATAAAAATTcgacatatatacataaaccaccatattttgaaaatatgaCATTAGAAATAGAAAAGATACAAGATATAAAGGATGCacatgttttattatttctaggAGATAGTATAACAACAGATCATATATCACCGGCTGGAATGATACATAAAACATCAGAAGCATACAAATTTTTAAAGACAAAAAATATCAAGGATCAAGATTTAAATACGTATGGAGCAAGAAGAGGAAATGATGAAGTTATGATAAGAGGAACATTCGCAAATATTagattaataaataaattgtgTCCAGATAAAGGACCCAATACAATACATATACCTACAAATCAATTAATGTCTGTATATCAAGCAGCtatgaaatataaacaaGATAACATagatgtaataataattgctGGAAAAGAATATGGTTGTGGGAGTTCAAGAGATTGGGCTGCTAAAGGTCCAAATCTTTTAGGTGTTAAAGCTGTTATAGCCGAATCATATGAAAGAATACATAGAAGTAATTTAATTGGTATGAGTGTCTTACCTTtacaatttataaataatcaaagtccccaatattataatatggatGGCACTGAAAAATTTACTATCTTATTAAATGATGGTAATATTAAAGCACAACAAACTATTAAAGTTCAGATGAACCAAAAAGGgaaaatcattatttttgATGTTCTGTGCAGAATAGATACCGAAATTGAAGAAAGGTATTTTAGAAACGGAGGAATTCTAAAATATGTTTTAAGATCATTAGTTAATGAAGCTAACAAATAA
- a CDS encoding tetratricopeptide repeat protein, putative gives MLKLKRVMKTVSNKNFRFSIRNFSLCKKIYYNGPKDTYINSGFELKNEDTEKLIDLVKESLKLKLLSCSYCSEEIAKHYLELAILEHKNLLLNESKDHYIKSYEIYKKIHGDISIMCANIETYLGVVYKDLGDLKKSEDFLQLSLSNKKMVIKEKKYLLIDTLNNLGSLYQHKKEYNTSIEYFEECIRILMSSEIELNKNEQITLCYYNLSFSYIGLNDLNSSITCLIRSYNTANETFGPDHNLTLRIKDLYERLKRESSLKE, from the coding sequence ATGCTGAAGCTGAAACGTGTAATGAAAACGgtttcaaataaaaattttcgtTTCTCCATTCGTAATTTTAgtttatgtaaaaaaatatattataatggaCCTAAAGATACTTATATAAATTCAGGctttgaattaaaaaatgaagacaCAGAAAAATTAATTGACCTTGTTAAAGAAAGCTTAAAATTAAAACTACTTTcttgttcatattgttcgGAAGAAATCGCTAAACATTATTTGGAGCTAGCCATTTTGGAACAtaagaatttattattaaatgagtCAAAAGATCATTATATCAAAagttatgaaatatataaaaaaattcatgGTGATATTAGTATAATGTGTGCAAATATTGAAACATATCTAGGAGTAGTATACAAAGATTTGggagatttaaaaaaatcagAAGATTTTTTACAGTTATCATtatctaataaaaaaatggtaattaaggaaaaaaaatatttattgattGATACATTGAATAATCTAGGTTCCTTATATCAGCATaagaaagaatataatacTTCTATTGAATATTTCGAAGAATGTATAAGAATATTAATGTCCTCAGAAATAGaactaaataaaaatgaacaaataacattatgttattataatttgtctttttcatatattggTTTGAATGATCTAAATTCTTCTATTACTTGTTTAATTCGTTCATATAATACGGCAAACGAGACCTTTGGTCCAGATCATAATTTAACACTAAGAATTAAAGATTTGTATGAACGTTTAAAAAGGGAATCATCCTTAaaggaatga
- a CDS encoding casein kinase II beta chain, whose amino-acid sequence MEFVSNDESADDIIQDESNEGEVELTDADFYDLTVINDKIDEEIIEDDEEEADNDDQENDNVQEVYNIDDEDNDIHNDKLLLDQQRDNDVNEEEEEEEEEEEEEEEEEEEEEEEEEEEEEDEDDDDDDDDDDDDDDDDDDDDYDDDDEYDEDDFNEATVSWIEWFCQLKQNLFLVEVDEDFIRDEFNLIGLQTKVPHFKKLLKIILDEDDDDDDDDDDDYDDEDDEINRDSEEMYKNKDMHEQNAACLYGLIHSRFILTSKGLALMREKYKSGIYGTCPSIYCENAKLLPTAISEIPKFLSPLLYCPRCCETYYPSKNSLLNQLDGCYFGTSFASFFALSFNIASDKKKVYYTPQICGFTINRNIRETLYMDVNKDNTESSEECQ is encoded by the exons ATGGAGTTTGTTTCAAACGATGAAAGTGCAGATGACATAATCCAAGATGAAAGTAACGAAGGCGAAGTTGAATTAACAGATGCAGATTTTTATGACCTTACGGTtattaatgataaaatagATGAAGAAATAATAGAAGATGATGAGGAAGAAGCTGATAATGATGATCAGGAAAACGATAATGTCCAAgaagtatataatattgacgatgaagataatgataTACATAATGATAAACTTTTATTAGATCAACAAAGAGATAATGATGTAAATGAAGAAGAGGAAGAAGAagaggaagaagaagaagaagaagaggaagaagaggaagaagaagaagaagaagaagaagaagaagaagaagatgaagacgatgatgatgatgacgatgatgatgacgatgatgacgatgatgatgacgatgatgattatgatgatgatgatgaatatgatgaagatgatttCAACGAAGCAAca gTGTCTTGGATTGAATGGTTTTGTCAATTGAAACAAAATCTTTTCCTCGTTGAAGTAGACGAAGATTTCATAAGAGACGAATTCAATTTGATAGGACTTCAAACGAAAGTTCCTCATTTTAAGAAgctattaaaaattatacttgatgaagatgatgatgatgatgatgacgacgatgatgattatgatgatgaagatgacgAAATAAATCGTGATTCAGAagaaatgtataaaaataaagatatgcATGAGCAAAATGCTGCATGTTTATATGGATTGATACATAGTCGTTTCATATTAACATCAAAAGGATTGGCATTGATgagagaaaaatataaatcagGAATTTATGGAACTTGTCCAAGTATTTATTGTGAAAATGCAAAATTATTACCTACAGCAATTTCTGAAATACCTAAATTTTTAAGcccattattatattgtcCTAGATGTTGTGAAACATATTACCCCAGTAAAAATTCTTTATTAAATCAATTAGATGGTTGTTACTTTGGTACAAGCTTTGCTTCATTCTTTGCCCTTTCCTTTAATATCGCTTCAGATAAAAAGAAAGTTTATTATACTCCACAAATTTGTGGTTTTACAattaatagaaatataaGGGAGACCTTATATATGGATGTTAATAAGGATAATACGGAATCCTCTGAAGAGTGTCAATGA